From the Chitinophaga lutea genome, the window TCGAAAGCCAGCAATACCTGTTTGAACGCGGTAAAGAGCAGCTTATCCGCATCAAAAATCTCTTCAATCATCTCCAGATCGGCCATAGCCACCGTTTTAGGCTGGTAGCTATAACTTTTCAGCGCCAGGAACTTGCGATGAAGCGGTGATAATACGGCATAACTGAAAGTGCCGCTGCCCACCAGCACCAGCAGGGTGCAGGTAGTCAGATCCGTTTCCAGCAAAGTGGCGTCATCTATCGCGTACGTCGGTTGTATGGTATATGCCACGGGCATGTGTTTCAGTATTGTAAAGCACAATAATAATTAAAATAGTTGAGTTTGGACAAGAACGGGGGGACGGGGTATTTTCGTATTTTTGCGCACCTTTCTGTATGCAGGTCAGTCTTACCAACAAACAGGTCATCGCCATCGCCGCTCCCATCAGTCTTTCGCTGGTACTGCCGCAGATCAATCATATGACCAATGCCGCTTTCCTGGGCCACCTGGGAGAGTTCCCCTTTGCCGTCAACGGCATTGCGGGGATTTATTACCTCGTGATGCATATGATTGCTTACGGACTCAACAACGGCCTGCAGGTACTGTTTGCGCGCCGGGCGGGCGAGCTCAACTACGCAGGGATGGGACGGTATTTTTTCAATGGTTTCCTGCTGGCGCTGTTTTTTTCTTTTTTCGCCATTGCCATCACTTATACGCTGGCCCCGCTTTTTTTCGGCGGCAGCCTGCACGACCCACAGATCAGGGAGGCGGCGGTTTCGTTCATCCGCATCCGCATATGGGGCCTTCCCTTTCTCATGCTGATGGGCCTCTGCAACGCCTTTTATATAGGAACGGGCAACACGAAGCTGCTGGCCATCACTTCCCTTTTCCAGGAAATCACCAACATAGTGCTCGATTACGGGCTCATCTTCGGTAAAATGGGCCTGCCGGCCATGGGCCTCAACGGCGCCGCCGTAGCCTCCATCATCGCGGAGGGCGTGGGTTTCCTCGCGGCATACAGCATCCTGTTTGCGCTGAAGTTCCAGTTCAAATACCAGCTGTTCGCCCGCCTGAAACCCGACTTCGCCGCCATGCGCAACATTCTCACCATTGCGGCCCCGCTGATCATCCAGTTTCTCTTTGGCATCGGCAGCTGGCTGGTGTTTTTTATATTTATCGAACATCTCGGCCAAAGGCCGCTCGCCGTGTCGAATATGATGCGCAGCGTGTTCGGGCTGTTCGGCATCTTCACCTGGGCGCTGGCCGCCACCTGTAACACGATGGTGAGCAACCTCATCGGCCAGCAGCGGGAAGGCGATGTGCTGAAAATCGTCCGAAAAATCGCCGTTTTTGCATTCCTGTGCGCAGCTGTGGTGAGTCTGCTGATCAACCTGCTGCCGTACCAGCTGCTGCGGGTTTACACGGCAGACGCCTCTCTGATTACGGCGGCTATCCCTTCCATCCGTGTATGCACGGCCGTTACCCTGCTATCGTCCGTGACCGCCATCATATTTAATGGTGTAACAGGCACCGGCAATACACGTGTGAATTTGATGATAGAAGTAACGGCAGTAAGCATTTACCTCGTTTATTGCGTGGTGGTGGTGGAACGCTGGCGCAGCCCGCTGCATTGGGCCTGGGGCGCCGAATTCGTGTATTGGATCGTCATGGGAGGATTGGCCTTCTGGTACCTCAGAAGCGGCCGCTGGAAAGGAAAGGTGTTGAATTAACGGAGGGAGATATTTTTGGAACTGTGCAACCCCAGCCGTGATGTCGCACTGTTTTACTACTGCCGGAACAATTAACCGACCAGCCGGGCCTACTGCATCGCTTCCAGCATCTTTTTCATCTCCGCTTTGTAACCGGGGTCGTCCTGGTAAATGGGGCGCATCCGCAGGCCTTTGTTCAGTACCTCCATCGCCAGTGTTTCCTGGTTGTTCTGACGGTAGGCCAGTGCGAGGTCGTAATAATTCACCACAAAGGCAGGTTTCAGCTTGAGGCATTTCTCATACGCGGCAATGGCCTCTTCCATGGTGCCGGGCGGTACGCCGCCGAACAATACTTTGGCCGCCGCTTTTTCAATCGTGCTTAGGTTGTACAGGTCAAAGTTCCAGCGGCCGATGAGATGCCAGGCTTCCGCGTAATCCGGTTTGAATTTGAGCGCGAGGTCCGCATACTTTTTAACTTCCTTGGCCGCCGCTACTTTTTCCTTCGCCCCCGAAATCTGCCCGATGCGGTTCAGCGCCATGGCCATGGCATAGTTGGCTTCGGCGTTTTCCGGTTCCACCTTCAGCGCTTCGTAAGCATATACCTTGGCGTTGTTGTAAAATTCCTGTTTGGCTGCTTTGTCTTTCTGACGCGCCCCTTCCCTGCCGGCCAGCAGACTTGCCTGGGTAAAGGCCAGTACATGACCGGGCGACACCTGCACGGCTTCCCTGTATTTTTCGAGCGCCTCGCCTTCTTTCATCTGTTTGTCCAGCTGCTGCGCCTGTGCAATGATTTCTTCAATCGACTGTGCCTGCGCGCAAAGAGAAGCCCAGCAGGCGAAAAAGAGTATGATGGCTTTCTTAAGCATGGGATGAATTATATGGGTATCCAAAAATAAGTCATATTCTTTTACATCACATATTGTTTTTCGAGGGTCACGGCCGAGAAAGCCACGTCGCCGCCGAAGGGGGGCGACTGTTTGCGGAGCGCTACAGAGGAGGTCTGCACGCCGGGGTATTGTTGTTTGATGGCGACCGTGATATCGTGCACCACCTGTTCCAGTAGTGCCTGCGGCGTTTGCATCACCTTTTCGGCGATGGCGTACAGGCCTTCGTAGTTTACGGATTCGGTGAGCTGCGAGGGGTGCTCCGGCTCGTGGATGCTTACTTTGATATCCAGGATGAAGTGGTTGCCGATCACCTGTTCTTCTTTGTAAAAACCATGATAGGCATAAAACTTAACGCCTTCCAGTGCGATATGCAGCATAATAAACGGATTGCCTGAATAAAACAAACCGGCCACATCGGCGCTGCTGCGCCCTTCGCGACCGGTTTGCAAAAATGATATTAATGACCTTTCGCGGAAAGGTATCTTTCAGCATCCAGTGCGGCCATACAACCGCTGCCCGCGGCCGTTACAGCCTGACGGTAGTTTTTGTCCTGCACGTCGCCGCAGGCGAATACGCCTTCCACGCTGGTTTTGGTGGTGCCGGGGATAGTTTTGATGTATCCCTGCTCATCCATGTCCAGCTGGCCGGCAAAGATGCCGGAGTTCGGCTGGTGGCCGATGGCCACGAAGAAAGCGCTCACGGGGATCACTTTTTCCTCTTTGGTTTGGGTATTCAGGATACGGACCCCGTCCACCTTGTTTTCACCGGTTACTTCCAGCGTTTCGGTATTCCAGTACACCATGATGTTGGATGTTTTCAGCACACGGTCCTGCATTACCTTGGACGCTCTCATTTCGTGGCGGCGCACCAGCATATGCACGTTGGAGCATATTTTGGAGAGGTACAGCGCTTCTTCGGCGGCGGTATCGCCCGCACCTACGATCGCTGCTTCTTTGCCTCGGAAGAAAAAGCCGTCGCACACCGCGCAGGCAGATACGCCGCTGCCGTTGAGACGCTGCTCCGAGGGCAGGCCCAGCCATTTGGCGGAAGCCCCGGTGGCAATGATGATCGCGTCCGCGGTGATTGTTTTTTCTTCGTCGATTTCTACTGTATAAGGTTGGGAAGAAAAGTCCACTTTAGTGGCCATCCCGTAACGGATGTCCGCGCCCATGCGGCTAGCCTGCTTTTCGAAATCCACCATCATTTCCGGGCCCTGAATACCTTCGGGATAACCGGGATAGTTTTCAACTTCTGTAGTGATGGTCAGTTGACCGCCGGGCTGGATGCCCTGGTATAGAACGGGTTTCAGGTTGGCACGGGCTGCGTATATGGCTGCTGTGTATCCTGCGGGGCCCGAACCGATGATCAATACGTGAACATGTTCGGGTGTTGTGTTGTTTTCCATGCTGTTGTTGACTGTTGTTGGTTTTGATTTTGATTATTTTGGTATAGTAATGGTCTTGTATGTTACGCTGTACCCGCCCCAGTATCCCAATGCGCCCTGCACGTTCCCCTGTGTCCGGGTGGGCGTGGCGAAGGGATTGCCGGTGGCCGTAAAGGCGAAATCGGCCGTGCGCCAGAAATCGTAGGTGTTATGATCCACGTTACAGAATTTGAGGGTGACGGTGTCGCCCTTTTTAAAGTATCCGTAAGTGTCGAAGTCGATTTTCTGGTTTTTGTCGACACCCGCATCCAGCGGCACGTCGAAGGTAGTACCGTTGACGATGTGATCGTCGAACACCGAGTTCAGGCCGGGTAAAAACCGGTCGCCGTTGCGCGAGGTGAAATAACGTACATAATTCCCCCTCTCCGGCGGGTCCGTCACTTTCACCAGTACCCTGGCTTTTTCGGTGCTGCTGTTCCCCGAATCCATCCACCACATCGAATCCAGCCTGAGCTTGGGCTCGGGGATGGTGGTGACGGCGTGCAGCGTTTTTCCTTCCACTTCGATTTTGAGCGTGTAGCTGTTGCCCGGTTGTCCTGTAAAAGCCGTATGAAACTGCGCGGTATCTGCGGAATAGAAATACAGGGCGATGCCGTTGGTGGTATCTGTTCTGTACTCCCTCAGCTGGTGGGTACGCACGCCGTTAGATACGGTGACCACCGCATCATGTACGAACGACTCCAGCA encodes:
- a CDS encoding DUF4249 domain-containing protein — encoded protein: MQKAYFPLLMVVLACTACEKEITVDLQSKEDRLVVEGIIEDGRFPMVTISRSLNYFSKITPAQLLESFVHDAVVTVSNGVRTHQLREYRTDTTNGIALYFYSADTAQFHTAFTGQPGNSYTLKIEVEGKTLHAVTTIPEPKLRLDSMWWMDSGNSSTEKARVLVKVTDPPERGNYVRYFTSRNGDRFLPGLNSVFDDHIVNGTTFDVPLDAGVDKNQKIDFDTYGYFKKGDTVTLKFCNVDHNTYDFWRTADFAFTATGNPFATPTRTQGNVQGALGYWGGYSVTYKTITIPK
- a CDS encoding MATE family efflux transporter, with product MQVSLTNKQVIAIAAPISLSLVLPQINHMTNAAFLGHLGEFPFAVNGIAGIYYLVMHMIAYGLNNGLQVLFARRAGELNYAGMGRYFFNGFLLALFFSFFAIAITYTLAPLFFGGSLHDPQIREAAVSFIRIRIWGLPFLMLMGLCNAFYIGTGNTKLLAITSLFQEITNIVLDYGLIFGKMGLPAMGLNGAAVASIIAEGVGFLAAYSILFALKFQFKYQLFARLKPDFAAMRNILTIAAPLIIQFLFGIGSWLVFFIFIEHLGQRPLAVSNMMRSVFGLFGIFTWALAATCNTMVSNLIGQQREGDVLKIVRKIAVFAFLCAAVVSLLINLLPYQLLRVYTADASLITAAIPSIRVCTAVTLLSSVTAIIFNGVTGTGNTRVNLMIEVTAVSIYLVYCVVVVERWRSPLHWAWGAEFVYWIVMGGLAFWYLRSGRWKGKVLN
- the folB gene encoding dihydroneopterin aldolase, translated to MQTGREGRSSADVAGLFYSGNPFIMLHIALEGVKFYAYHGFYKEEQVIGNHFILDIKVSIHEPEHPSQLTESVNYEGLYAIAEKVMQTPQALLEQVVHDITVAIKQQYPGVQTSSVALRKQSPPFGGDVAFSAVTLEKQYVM
- a CDS encoding tetratricopeptide repeat protein, producing MLKKAIILFFACWASLCAQAQSIEEIIAQAQQLDKQMKEGEALEKYREAVQVSPGHVLAFTQASLLAGREGARQKDKAAKQEFYNNAKVYAYEALKVEPENAEANYAMAMALNRIGQISGAKEKVAAAKEVKKYADLALKFKPDYAEAWHLIGRWNFDLYNLSTIEKAAAKVLFGGVPPGTMEEAIAAYEKCLKLKPAFVVNYYDLALAYRQNNQETLAMEVLNKGLRMRPIYQDDPGYKAEMKKMLEAMQ
- the trxB gene encoding thioredoxin-disulfide reductase, with product MENNTTPEHVHVLIIGSGPAGYTAAIYAARANLKPVLYQGIQPGGQLTITTEVENYPGYPEGIQGPEMMVDFEKQASRMGADIRYGMATKVDFSSQPYTVEIDEEKTITADAIIIATGASAKWLGLPSEQRLNGSGVSACAVCDGFFFRGKEAAIVGAGDTAAEEALYLSKICSNVHMLVRRHEMRASKVMQDRVLKTSNIMVYWNTETLEVTGENKVDGVRILNTQTKEEKVIPVSAFFVAIGHQPNSGIFAGQLDMDEQGYIKTIPGTTKTSVEGVFACGDVQDKNYRQAVTAAGSGCMAALDAERYLSAKGH